The Raphanus sativus cultivar WK10039 chromosome 6, ASM80110v3, whole genome shotgun sequence sequence aattttgtttaacatTGTATAAGAATACTGAAAAAAGAATCattattgtaaaaatagaaagattagtttttaaaaaaaaatgagaatagACACTAGAAAGACAACTCAACTGATGTGAGGATACAACCGTATTTGACAGACATGCTCCACTGCTTTACCCAACTAACTATACAGTCCCACATGCTCCTTCCTCCAAAATCAGGTCCCACAACCATGTGTAGTGTTAATCCTAAATTAATAGTTAAGCCTTTGTATTAAGATGCAAATTGGCCACTACTAGCTCTAATCACCCGACATCACCTTTGGAGTTTTAAAATAAAGCGTCAATAACGGTTGGCGGGCTCTTCATGTCGTGACCACTGACtacttttttagttttattgatAAAATCTAGTTCTAAGAGTTTTGAAAAtaagctgacaaaaaaaaggttttgaaAATACTAATGTTGATGAGGGATAGAACTTGCTTCCTGTTGAGGATACTCTATAGGATTTAATcatgattttgatattttactgATGGATTTTATCTACAACTATGTGTTGTTTGTCCTTGTGTTAAGTGATCTTTTTACAAATGCATTTTAAAAGAAAGCTCTTTTTTCTGTCAACAAAAGATGAAAATATGCAAGTATATCTCATAGTTTCTTTCTTCTGGAAATATGTAAgtataaaataatgatttttaatttgtttaaaaagtTGAATTTTCAGTTCAACCGTTTTCTCGGTGTAGAACTAACTAACTGgccctttttaaaaaatctcagATTCTGAAAAAGgaaatctctttttctttttctacttgAACAAGCTTTAGctttcatcttctctctctctgttactAGTTGTTCCCTCGCTGCAACTCTCCGTTGAATACACTTTTTCGGCGAGACTAGCTATAAGAAGTTAATTTAAAGAtttgagttcttttttttttttttaattttgcctGTGGAGTGTTTTGGTTTTGAGCTAAATGATTGACACTCACacgacaagaagaagatgacgcTTTACATTCGTCGCGGATCTTCCAAGGTTTTAAATCTCCTAATTTCAACAACTTCATGGTGTGTGTTTGTTTCACATTCTTTTGGCTgattcgtttttgtttttgatatttatttagcTATGGAAGAGGTTTTGCTCGGAGATAACAACTGAGTTTGGTCTTCTCGCTGAGAACTGGAAGTACCTTCTCGCTGGCATTATCTGTCAGGTGAGTGGagtttttcatcttttttttttttctgtttgttgtTGGCAGTTTTGTCCGATTGAAAACGTTACTTTATGCTGAGTGTTAATGATGACTCATGTttctctttttgaaaaaaaaaagtatggtCGATCAGTGGTTTTGTTATAAATGGTAAACTTTTGAGAGAAAGCTTTCCTTTTTCAGCAGAAACAGTCTTCTTAGGCTTCTTTTCTTTAACCCAAAAGAGTTTTTGGCTTTTCTGTTGTTTCCATCTCTTGTGTGGCAGTACATTCATGGTTTAGCTGCTAAAGGAGTTCATTACATTCATCGCCCCGGACCTGCTCTCCAGGATCTTGGCTTCTTTCTTCTTCCGGTTTGATCTCACACATTTCATCTATCAGAGAATAGATGTCTTATAATTTCGATTTTCCATTGTATAGGAGCTTGGTCAAGAGAGAAGCTATATAAGTGAAACCGTCTTCACtagtgtttttgtttctttcttcctGGTGAGTAGTCTTTTCAATATTCATAGTTTTCTTCACTGAACTTTCGGTCTTTTTGATACTCCTTGAGCCTTTATTTTGCAGTGGACTTTCCATCCATTCATCCTGAAAAGCAAAAAGATATACACCGTCTTGATATGGTGTAGAGTTCTAGCCTTCTTAGTTGTAAGTGCCCCCCCCCCCTTGCCTTATTTGCTAGCTCCTATGTTGTTTAAGCTTTGTCAGTTTTGAagttgtttctgttttttttttcttttcaggcATGTCAGTTTCTCCGTGTTATAACTTTCTATTCGACTCAACTTCCTGGCCCAAACTATCACTGTCGTGAGGTAAAAGCAACTGAGAATCCATACATACATAAGATCTCATCTGTGTGTGTCTGATCTATTAAGCTTGTGTGttcccacttttttttttttgctataggGCTCTAAAGTTTCCACGTTGCCATGGCCCAAAAGCCCTCTTGAGGTTCTTAAGATTAACCGTGAGTCTTACATATTTTTCATTCCCCAATCACATATATTCCTCTCTTTGCTTATGTGTCTAATGTTGATCTCATCAGCTCATGGGGTGATGTACGGATGCGGAGACCTGATCTTCTCATCCCATATGATATTCACGCTAGTCTTTGTCCTTACCTACCACAAGTACGGTACCAAAAGGTAGAAAACTTCATCAACTCTTTAGACGATAATACCTTTACAAAAGCTACTTTGTAAATCACATCCCTGCATCATACTCTCTATGTTCTCAGGTTCATAAAGCTGTTTGGGTGGCTCATTGCTTTCGTGCAGAGCCTCTTGATCATTGCCTCCCGTAAACATTACACTGTCGACGTTGTTGTTGCCTGGTATGAATCTTTATTAGTATCACGCAAAAAACATTTCTCTGAATGCAAAGATCATGACTCTTGTTGATTCTTTCTCGGTTTTAGGTACACTGTTAATTTGGTGGTGTTCTGTCTGGACAAGAAGTTACCAGGTTTGATCTCTGAACAACCTTTCTTCTTCACAGAACTAAAAACACACTTGTTGTCTTTGTTTTGGCAGAGGCTCGGTTTCTCATATCTTCTTTTTCCGTACTTCAGAGTTACCTGATAGGACTACGGTGTTGCTCCCAGTAATCTCCAAAGAGAGGACTAAAGAAGAGAACCACAAGTTGTTGAATGGGAACGGTGTTGATCCTGCTGACTGGGTAATTAGCCATCTGAACCAATCACATAGTTTGATCTGCAATgctctttttatgttttttttttcttttggttatgttTAGAGACCGAGGGCTCAAGTGAACGGGAAGATAGATAGCAATGGAGTTCACACTGATAACTCAATGAATGGCGCATGAAAACACGCACCAGACTTGAGACAAGATCTTTATATGAATACAGCTAATCAATGGCGTCATGAAGACATGTTGGTCATTGTTTCAGATAAGAAGACTCATGTAGAGATGTTAGGGTTATGCTATTCTGTACATTTGTCACTTCCTTGTTTCGCAAGTAATCTTCTTATGTTGAATCacgttgtttttattttaggtAAGTTTTGTTATGAGAAACTGTATTTTACTTAGAGACGATGTTATGCGTGTGTTTATTTACCTTTCAAgcttttaacatttatttttttttatcaaaattttggttgCAAGAgtaaggggggtgtattcaactgagagtttcaggtgatttgtattaaaatgacaaatccactgttattcaaacatgaattttaaaaactcatttaaaatctactgttattgaacttgacatttcgtaaagtactctgaaatccactgttattgaaaatatttta is a genomic window containing:
- the LOC108809357 gene encoding phosphatidylinositol:ceramide inositolphosphotransferase 2 isoform X2 — encoded protein: MTLYIRRGSSKLWKRFCSEITTEFGLLAENWKYLLAGIICQYIHGLAAKGVHYIHRPGPALQDLGFFLLPELGQERSYISETVFTSVFVSFFLWTFHPFILKSKKIYTVLIWCRVLAFLVACQFLRVITFYSTQLPGPNYHCREGSKVSTLPWPKSPLEVLKINPHGVMYGCGDLIFSSHMIFTLVFVLTYHKYGTKRFIKLFGWLIAFVQSLLIIASRKHYTVDVVVAWYTVNLVVFCLDKKLPELPDRTTVLLPVISKERTKEENHKLLNGNGVDPADWRPRAQVNGKIDSNGVHTDNSMNGA
- the LOC108809357 gene encoding phosphatidylinositol:ceramide inositolphosphotransferase 2 isoform X1, with protein sequence MTLYIRRGSSKLWKRFCSEITTEFGLLAENWKYLLAGIICQYIHGLAAKGVHYIHRPGPALQDLGFFLLPELGQERSYISETVFTSVFVSFFLWTFHPFILKSKKIYTVLIWCRVLAFLVACQFLRVITFYSTQLPGPNYHCREGSKVSTLPWPKSPLEVLKINPHGVMYGCGDLIFSSHMIFTLVFVLTYHKYGTKRFIKLFGWLIAFVQSLLIIASRKHYTVDVVVAWYTVNLVVFCLDKKLPELPDRTTVLLPVISKERTKEENHKLLNGNGVDPADWVISHLNQSHSLICNALFMFFFSFGYV